One Polynucleobacter sp. MWH-Spelu-300-X4 genomic window carries:
- a CDS encoding alpha/beta hydrolase, translating into MSKPNVLIVPGYKGSGDAHWQTWIENHTMSIRVEQDWDSPILARWADNVRDAIDNSVGALWIVAHSFGCLAAISAAVDRPDRVAGLMLVAPADPERFTLTGIRDKSDWNPIESIRALIPVHKLPFPTLVVASDDDPWMKLTTIQLWSECWGSRLLILKSAGHINIASGYGPWPLGLSLLKEFQVAYQHLPLGDLYVKDFSGHARGRGSQIARTRHQTRRLLGI; encoded by the coding sequence ATGTCAAAACCAAATGTACTTATAGTCCCAGGATATAAAGGTAGCGGTGATGCTCACTGGCAGACTTGGATTGAGAATCACACAATGTCGATAAGAGTTGAGCAGGATTGGGATAGCCCCATTCTAGCTAGGTGGGCTGATAACGTAAGGGATGCTATTGATAATTCAGTGGGGGCGCTTTGGATTGTTGCCCACAGCTTTGGATGTTTGGCAGCTATTTCAGCAGCCGTAGATCGACCTGATCGTGTTGCAGGGCTTATGTTGGTAGCTCCGGCAGATCCTGAGAGATTTACTTTAACTGGTATTAGAGATAAGTCTGATTGGAATCCTATTGAGAGTATTAGAGCTTTAATTCCAGTTCATAAATTACCATTTCCAACATTGGTAGTGGCTAGTGATGATGATCCATGGATGAAGTTAACAACGATTCAGCTTTGGTCTGAGTGTTGGGGTAGTCGATTATTAATACTAAAGTCAGCTGGGCACATCAATATTGCCTCTGGATATGGCCCTTGGCCTCTAGGACTTTCATTGCTTAAAGAGTTTCAGGTAGCATATCAACATTTACCTTTAGGGGATTTATATGTTAAGGATTTTTCTGGTCATGCTAGGGGGCGTGGTAGTCAAATTGCCCGAACTAGACATCAAACTAGGCGATTATTAGGTATCTAA
- a CDS encoding TIGR00645 family protein, with translation MNNKSDKTIESIESNLRPLPRWIFMSRWLQAPLYIGLIIAQGIYVVQFWNELVHLIQMMVNKGGTTETEIMLIVLGLIDVVMISNLLVMVIVGGWETFVSRLELENHPDQPEWLSHVNAGVLKVKLATAIIGISSIHLLKTFINAPSMDDKTLLWQTLIHLTFVVSALAIAYTEKLLAKH, from the coding sequence ATGAATAATAAAAGTGACAAAACGATTGAATCCATTGAGTCTAATTTAAGACCGCTACCGCGCTGGATCTTTATGAGCCGTTGGCTCCAGGCACCTCTTTATATTGGCTTGATCATCGCTCAGGGTATTTATGTTGTTCAGTTCTGGAATGAGCTAGTTCACCTCATTCAAATGATGGTGAATAAGGGCGGTACTACTGAAACTGAAATCATGCTGATTGTATTGGGGTTGATTGATGTTGTAATGATCTCAAATTTATTGGTAATGGTCATTGTTGGTGGTTGGGAAACTTTTGTCTCTAGGCTTGAGTTGGAGAATCATCCTGATCAGCCTGAGTGGTTGTCTCACGTCAATGCCGGTGTATTAAAGGTGAAGCTGGCTACAGCTATTATTGGTATCTCATCAATTCATCTTCTTAAAACATTTATTAATGCCCCAAGCATGGATGATAAGACCTTGTTATGGCAAACTTTAATCCATTTAACTTTTGTTGTTTCAGCATTGGCAATTGCTTATACAGAAAAATTATTGGCTAAGCACTGA
- the katG gene encoding catalase/peroxidase HPI, translating to MTSKGMCPVTHGANTHLENTPMAWWPKSLNLDILHQHDTKTNPMGPSFNYRNELKKLDVTNLKKDVRDLMTNSQDWWPADWGHYGGLMIRMAWHSAGSYRIADGRGGAGTGNLRFAPLNSWPDNGNLDKARRLLWPIKKKYGNKISWADLMILAGTIAYESMGLKTYGFSFGREDIWHPEKDIYWGSEKEWLQKSGGEGSRYSGERDLKNPLAAVMMGLIYVNPEGVDGNPDPLKTAKDMRVTFARMAMNDEETVALTAGGHTVGKAHGNGHAANLGPTPEAAPIEEQGLGWANHKTRGIGRDTVTSGIEGAWTSNPTYWDNGYFRLLLGYDWKLTKSPAGAWQYEPINIKEEDMPVDVEDPNIRRMPMMTDADMALKMDPEYRKISEKFANDQTYFSEIFARAWFKLTHRDMGPKSRYFGPDIPKEDLLWQDPIPAGSKDYGIEAVKNKIKASGLSISEMVTTAWDSARTYRGSDMRGGANGARIRLSPQKDWAGNEPERLARVLTVYEKISKESGASIADIIVLAGNIGIEQASKNAGFEVKVPFKPGRGDALIEMTDIESFSVLEPLADGFRNWLKENYVVTPEELLLDRSQLMGLTAQEMTVLIGGMRVLGTNYGDTKYGVFTDKIGTLTNDFFVNLTDMRYSWKPTGRNSYDIIERKTGKTKWTATRIDLVFGSNSILRAYAEVYAQDDNKEKFVNDFVAAWSKVMNADRFE from the coding sequence ATGACCTCAAAAGGAATGTGCCCAGTTACTCATGGCGCCAACACACATTTAGAAAATACACCGATGGCTTGGTGGCCCAAGTCTCTCAATCTGGATATTCTTCACCAGCATGACACTAAAACTAACCCCATGGGGCCATCATTTAATTATCGTAATGAGTTAAAAAAGCTTGATGTAACTAATCTCAAGAAAGATGTGCGAGACCTCATGACAAATAGTCAAGATTGGTGGCCAGCAGATTGGGGGCACTATGGCGGCCTCATGATTCGAATGGCCTGGCATTCTGCGGGTAGTTATCGTATAGCTGATGGTCGCGGTGGTGCTGGCACTGGAAACCTACGCTTTGCGCCACTAAATTCTTGGCCAGATAATGGTAATCTCGATAAAGCACGCAGACTCTTGTGGCCTATCAAAAAGAAGTATGGCAATAAAATCAGTTGGGCAGACCTCATGATTTTAGCAGGCACAATTGCCTATGAATCGATGGGCCTTAAGACTTACGGCTTCTCATTTGGCCGCGAAGATATCTGGCATCCAGAAAAAGATATTTATTGGGGTTCTGAAAAGGAGTGGCTACAAAAAAGTGGTGGCGAAGGCTCACGCTACTCGGGTGAGCGAGACTTAAAAAACCCCCTTGCCGCAGTCATGATGGGATTAATTTATGTCAATCCAGAGGGTGTTGATGGAAATCCCGATCCCCTTAAAACAGCTAAAGATATGAGGGTAACTTTTGCTCGGATGGCTATGAATGATGAAGAGACTGTTGCCCTTACAGCTGGCGGTCATACTGTAGGTAAAGCTCATGGAAACGGTCATGCTGCCAATTTAGGGCCCACCCCCGAGGCTGCGCCAATAGAAGAGCAAGGTCTTGGCTGGGCTAATCATAAGACTCGTGGCATCGGTAGAGATACAGTCACCAGTGGCATTGAAGGTGCATGGACAAGTAATCCAACTTACTGGGATAACGGTTACTTCCGCTTATTACTAGGCTATGACTGGAAACTCACCAAGAGTCCAGCGGGCGCTTGGCAATATGAGCCGATCAATATTAAGGAAGAAGATATGCCAGTTGATGTTGAAGATCCAAATATTCGTCGTATGCCAATGATGACTGATGCGGATATGGCCCTCAAGATGGATCCAGAGTATCGCAAAATCTCTGAAAAATTTGCTAATGATCAGACCTACTTCTCTGAGATATTTGCAAGAGCTTGGTTTAAATTAACCCATCGTGATATGGGGCCAAAATCAAGATACTTTGGACCAGATATTCCTAAAGAAGATCTGCTCTGGCAAGATCCGATCCCTGCTGGCTCAAAAGACTATGGCATTGAGGCAGTAAAGAACAAGATCAAGGCTAGTGGCTTATCCATAAGTGAGATGGTCACAACGGCATGGGATAGCGCTCGTACTTATCGTGGATCAGATATGCGCGGCGGCGCAAATGGCGCAAGGATTCGCTTGTCACCTCAAAAAGATTGGGCTGGCAATGAACCCGAGCGCCTTGCAAGAGTCTTGACTGTATATGAAAAGATTTCCAAAGAGTCTGGCGCAAGTATTGCAGATATTATTGTTCTTGCGGGTAATATTGGCATCGAGCAAGCATCCAAAAATGCAGGCTTCGAAGTCAAAGTACCATTTAAACCGGGTCGTGGCGATGCTCTTATAGAGATGACTGACATTGAATCTTTTTCCGTTCTAGAACCCTTGGCGGATGGCTTCAGAAACTGGTTGAAAGAGAACTATGTTGTAACACCAGAGGAGCTACTATTAGACCGCAGCCAATTAATGGGGCTCACAGCTCAAGAAATGACAGTGCTAATTGGTGGCATGCGTGTTCTTGGAACAAATTATGGTGACACGAAGTATGGCGTATTTACAGATAAGATCGGCACATTGACCAATGACTTCTTTGTGAATCTGACTGATATGAGGTATTCATGGAAACCAACTGGCCGCAATAGCTATGACATTATTGAGCGTAAAACTGGGAAAACAAAATGGACAGCTACTCGCATTGATTTAGTATTTGGCTCAAACTCTATTTTGCGAGCTTATGCTGAAGTCTATGCCCAAGATGACAACAAGGAGAAGTTTGTGAATGATTTTGTTGCCGCCTGGAGCAAAGTCATGAATGCTGATAGATTCGAATAA
- a CDS encoding queuosine precursor transporter — MVKHKYYDLLLAAFIAALLCSNLIGAGKVAVIDLPYLGTVSYGAGILFFPITYLFGDIFTEVYGYKYDRRAVWAGFSALAFAAFMSVVVLSLKPDSSSYMSHYQDGLETVFGNTWRIILASLIAFSCGSFANSYVLAKMKLATHGRYLWTRTIGSTLVGELVDSSIFYVIAFYGIWAVDQIIAVAVAQYLLKSGWEVVMTPVTYKIVAWLKKVEHEDYFDWKTNFTPFSIKL; from the coding sequence ATGGTTAAACATAAATACTATGATTTGCTGTTAGCAGCTTTTATCGCAGCTCTGCTTTGTTCCAATTTAATTGGGGCTGGAAAGGTGGCTGTGATTGATTTGCCTTACTTAGGTACGGTAAGTTATGGCGCTGGCATCTTATTCTTTCCGATAACTTATTTATTCGGAGATATCTTTACAGAAGTTTACGGTTATAAATATGATCGAAGAGCTGTGTGGGCAGGTTTTTCTGCGCTGGCTTTTGCAGCATTCATGTCTGTAGTTGTTTTATCGCTAAAACCAGATTCTTCATCTTATATGAGTCACTATCAAGATGGTCTAGAAACAGTTTTTGGTAATACGTGGCGAATCATTCTTGCTTCTTTGATTGCTTTTTCCTGTGGTAGTTTTGCAAATTCATACGTACTCGCAAAGATGAAATTGGCAACGCATGGCCGTTATTTGTGGACTAGAACGATTGGATCAACATTGGTAGGAGAGTTAGTTGATTCATCCATTTTTTATGTAATCGCTTTTTACGGCATTTGGGCAGTGGATCAGATTATTGCCGTTGCTGTGGCTCAATACTTGCTTAAATCTGGTTGGGAAGTTGTCATGACTCCTGTTACCTACAAAATAGTTGCTTGGTTAAAAAAGGTTGAGCATGAAGATTATTTTGATTGGAAAACGAATTTCACGCCTTTTTCAATTAAGTTATAG
- a CDS encoding DUF3833 domain-containing protein, whose protein sequence is MKFFKNVFLMSIASLALISCSSPKVQDYSGQQPKLDLSEYFNGVIDAHGIFTDRSGKLVKRFKVVMDAKWRVVDGKKVGVLDESFTYSDGVKQKRVWTLTEVSPGKYSGVADDVVGAALGEVGGNALNWTYTLALPVDGTVYNVQFDDWMYQMDEHVMLNKAKMSKFGFYLGEVTLAFYKRH, encoded by the coding sequence ATGAAATTCTTTAAAAATGTATTTTTGATGAGCATTGCTTCGTTAGCCTTAATTAGTTGTTCATCGCCTAAAGTGCAGGATTATTCAGGGCAGCAACCTAAATTAGATTTATCCGAATATTTCAATGGTGTTATTGATGCCCATGGTATTTTTACAGATCGATCAGGAAAGCTTGTTAAGCGATTTAAGGTTGTCATGGACGCTAAGTGGCGTGTTGTTGATGGTAAAAAAGTTGGAGTTCTCGATGAGTCCTTTACTTATTCTGATGGAGTAAAACAAAAAAGAGTATGGACTTTAACTGAGGTTTCCCCGGGTAAATATTCGGGCGTTGCAGATGATGTAGTTGGAGCTGCTTTGGGTGAAGTGGGTGGAAATGCGCTTAACTGGACATATACCCTTGCTTTACCTGTAGATGGAACTGTTTATAACGTTCAGTTTGATGACTGGATGTATCAGATGGATGAACATGTGATGTTGAATAAAGCCAAGATGAGTAAATTTGGCTTTTACTTGGGGGAGGTGACTTTAGCCTTTTATAAGCGGCATTAA
- a CDS encoding DUF2878 domain-containing protein: protein MYGAATNHECLAIVLGLFGVAINIYQGHEPRRDFELLVKGILLGIVVDTLLIQLNLISFTTNYWKAISPVWIWVIWAGFLSTVNHSLSWLKDRLVLAAIFGSVMGPLSYWAGVSLGAGHFDYPNKSLLVISIVWLFATPIIMRVSQGRSYPI, encoded by the coding sequence ATTTATGGGGCTGCAACCAATCATGAATGCTTAGCTATTGTTCTGGGGTTATTTGGGGTAGCGATAAACATATATCAAGGTCACGAACCAAGAAGAGACTTTGAGTTACTAGTTAAAGGCATCTTGCTCGGTATAGTTGTTGATACGTTGTTAATTCAGTTGAACCTCATTTCATTTACTACCAATTATTGGAAGGCTATATCTCCTGTATGGATTTGGGTTATTTGGGCTGGCTTCTTAAGTACAGTTAACCACTCATTAAGTTGGCTTAAAGATAGGTTGGTTTTGGCAGCAATTTTTGGCAGCGTCATGGGACCACTTTCTTATTGGGCGGGTGTCTCGCTAGGTGCGGGCCACTTTGATTACCCAAATAAATCTTTGCTAGTGATTTCGATTGTTTGGCTTTTTGCTACCCCAATTATTATGAGGGTGAGTCAAGGGAGATCCTACCCCATTTAG
- a CDS encoding HNH endonuclease, protein MLGKIRKKIIAEQAHQNRANDTLICPLCERAIPNSQKDAHHLIPKSKGGKVTEYLHRICHRQIHALFTETELAAQFNTAENLKVHPEIVKFIKWVKTKHIDFYERTSKSSRIKKN, encoded by the coding sequence ATGCTTGGAAAAATTCGCAAAAAAATAATTGCCGAGCAGGCGCACCAAAATAGAGCAAATGACACCTTGATTTGCCCCCTTTGTGAGAGGGCTATTCCTAACTCTCAAAAAGATGCTCACCACCTGATACCCAAATCAAAAGGCGGAAAAGTGACTGAGTACCTTCATAGAATATGTCACAGGCAAATTCATGCACTATTTACTGAAACTGAATTAGCGGCTCAGTTCAATACTGCAGAAAATTTAAAAGTACATCCGGAAATAGTTAAATTTATTAAATGGGTTAAAACCAAACACATTGACTTTTATGAAAGAACATCTAAGAGCAGCAGAATTAAAAAGAACTAA
- a CDS encoding TIGR03643 family protein, producing the protein MLKINLNKLSDADLSRIIEMAWEDRTPFDAIEHCFGISEPQVIELMRYSLKRRSFELWRKRVTGRSTKHLALRGESVRRAYCPTQYKHP; encoded by the coding sequence ATGTTAAAAATTAATTTGAATAAACTCTCTGATGCTGATTTATCTCGCATCATTGAAATGGCTTGGGAGGACAGGACCCCATTTGATGCTATTGAGCACTGTTTTGGAATTTCTGAGCCCCAAGTTATTGAATTGATGCGATATTCATTGAAGCGCCGTTCATTTGAGTTATGGCGAAAAAGAGTAACTGGCAGATCAACAAAGCACTTGGCTCTTCGAGGAGAGTCTGTGCGTCGAGCCTACTGCCCTACACAATATAAGCATCCATGA
- a CDS encoding cryptochrome/photolyase family protein, whose translation MSDAKRLILILGDQLDLQGVALKEFNPSSDELIMIESSEEATYVWSHQAKIAIFLSAMRHFSEELRSLQYPLTYIKESPLSIIDILKNQLIEKKINCLVCVEPGEWRLKKAIEQLVEELKISLVMYEDNHFFCTHQEFREWASNKKELRLEYFYRQMRKTHHILIDADGEPEGGQWNFDQDNRKPYPKKGPGMVDGPIQFQPDQITLDVLAYVKNNYKDHPGSLEYFNWPVTRAQALEGLQYFIDYRLRNFGVFQDAMWTKTPFGWHSVLSTSLNLKLLNPREVINAVLGAWKKYSLDLSTVEGFIRQILGWREFVRGMYYLDMPKMAEDNYYSHTRALPKWYWDGHTQMACMRDAIGQTLKYGYAHHIQRLMITGNFALLAEILPSEVCDWYLAIYVDAIEWVELPNTAGMALFANGGRFTSKPYIASGAYVKRMSNYCDTCPYKPDVRYGENACPITTLYWNFLIKHRAQLEANPRSRLMTANLSRISVEDQRAIASHAHKILDNLNEI comes from the coding sequence ATGAGTGACGCAAAAAGACTGATTCTGATATTGGGAGATCAGTTAGATCTTCAGGGGGTGGCCTTAAAGGAATTTAACCCATCATCTGATGAGTTAATCATGATTGAGTCTTCAGAAGAGGCAACTTATGTTTGGTCTCATCAAGCAAAAATTGCAATATTTCTATCTGCGATGAGACATTTTTCTGAGGAATTAAGATCTCTTCAGTACCCGCTTACTTATATCAAAGAATCACCCCTTTCAATTATTGATATTTTAAAAAATCAATTAATTGAGAAGAAAATTAATTGTCTCGTTTGTGTGGAGCCTGGTGAGTGGCGCCTTAAAAAAGCTATTGAGCAATTGGTCGAAGAGTTGAAAATTTCTTTAGTAATGTATGAAGATAATCATTTCTTTTGTACGCATCAAGAATTTCGCGAATGGGCCAGTAATAAAAAAGAACTAAGGCTAGAATATTTTTATCGCCAGATGCGTAAAACCCATCATATTTTGATAGATGCTGATGGTGAGCCCGAGGGTGGGCAGTGGAATTTTGATCAAGACAATCGAAAACCCTACCCTAAAAAAGGTCCAGGTATGGTGGATGGGCCTATTCAATTTCAGCCAGATCAAATTACATTAGATGTTCTTGCTTATGTAAAGAACAATTACAAGGATCATCCAGGGTCATTAGAATATTTCAACTGGCCAGTAACTAGAGCTCAAGCATTAGAGGGCTTGCAGTACTTTATAGACTATCGATTAAGAAATTTTGGTGTTTTTCAGGATGCCATGTGGACTAAAACCCCTTTTGGGTGGCATTCCGTATTGTCTACTTCATTAAACTTGAAACTACTCAATCCTCGCGAAGTTATTAACGCTGTTCTAGGGGCATGGAAAAAATATAGTTTAGATTTATCAACGGTAGAAGGGTTTATCCGGCAAATTTTGGGGTGGAGAGAGTTTGTACGAGGTATGTATTACCTAGATATGCCAAAAATGGCAGAGGATAACTACTACAGCCACACTAGAGCATTGCCGAAATGGTATTGGGATGGGCATACTCAGATGGCTTGCATGCGTGATGCGATTGGTCAAACCTTGAAATATGGTTATGCTCATCACATTCAACGTTTGATGATTACAGGTAATTTTGCCTTGTTGGCGGAAATCTTACCTTCTGAAGTATGCGATTGGTATTTGGCAATTTATGTCGATGCTATAGAGTGGGTTGAGCTACCAAATACAGCAGGAATGGCCTTGTTTGCTAATGGTGGTCGATTCACTAGTAAGCCCTATATTGCAAGTGGTGCATATGTAAAGCGGATGAGTAATTATTGTGATACTTGCCCATATAAACCAGATGTCAGGTACGGCGAGAATGCTTGCCCTATAACCACTTTATATTGGAATTTTTTAATTAAACACCGCGCACAACTGGAAGCTAATCCCCGCAGTAGATTAATGACAGCGAATTTATCAAGAATTAGTGTCGAAGATCAGCGTGCTATAGCATCTCATGCACATAAAATTTTAGATAATTTAAATGAGATTTAA
- a CDS encoding DUF2256 domain-containing protein, with protein sequence MKQEHKGNKSYLPSKLCVACHKEMTWRKSWEKNWESIKYCSEACRRKSKIS encoded by the coding sequence ATGAAGCAAGAGCATAAAGGAAATAAAAGTTATTTACCCTCCAAGTTATGTGTGGCTTGCCATAAAGAAATGACTTGGAGAAAGTCCTGGGAAAAAAATTGGGAATCTATTAAGTATTGTTCAGAGGCTTGTAGGCGAAAAAGCAAAATAAGCTGA
- a CDS encoding SDR family NAD(P)-dependent oxidoreductase has protein sequence MPLLPNPFKALVIGSSGAIGHSFLELLSNHASCQEVIGIHRHSTIAINYLEPSSIELAAKALISEGPFQLIINTIGALHTNQFMPEKKLDDLDPIYMMELMNINSIGPALTIRHFSKLLDPKNSLMITLSAKVGSIEDNRLGGWYSYRASKAALNMLIKTAAIELARTQPNTALIALHPGTVNSKLSKPFRGEQIGRTPDAAVKDMFQVIKNIEKEDTGTFLSYQGEKLPW, from the coding sequence ATGCCATTACTCCCTAACCCCTTCAAAGCATTAGTTATAGGCTCATCAGGGGCCATCGGACACTCATTTTTAGAGTTACTATCAAATCATGCATCTTGTCAGGAAGTTATTGGCATACACCGTCACTCAACAATCGCGATTAACTATCTTGAACCCAGTTCAATCGAGTTAGCCGCCAAAGCACTCATCTCTGAAGGCCCTTTTCAACTGATCATTAATACAATTGGCGCCTTACATACCAATCAATTCATGCCAGAAAAGAAACTGGATGATCTCGACCCTATCTATATGATGGAGTTAATGAACATTAACTCCATTGGTCCAGCACTAACGATTCGTCATTTTTCAAAATTACTTGATCCTAAAAACAGCCTGATGATCACTCTATCCGCTAAAGTTGGTAGCATTGAAGATAATCGATTAGGTGGCTGGTATAGCTACCGGGCATCAAAGGCAGCCTTAAACATGTTAATCAAAACTGCTGCTATTGAATTAGCAAGAACTCAACCCAATACAGCATTGATTGCACTTCATCCCGGAACTGTTAATTCCAAACTATCCAAACCTTTTAGAGGCGAGCAAATCGGGCGAACCCCGGATGCTGCGGTTAAAGATATGTTTCAGGTCATTAAAAATATTGAGAAGGAAGATACGGGTACCTTCCTCTCCTATCAAGGCGAAAAGTTGCCCTGGTAA
- a CDS encoding nuclear transport factor 2 family protein, with protein sequence MSDLLLQKLKSLQYEYEHIEINRIDQLMAHYSIDAIFKDPFQTVSGKEAIAHVFRKMFDQLNSPSFKVLSTIHNSSEASIFWEFNFQFKRWNTAPQSLKGVSWLTFNELGLITSHIDYWDPSEGIYEKLPVLGHLMRFLKKQA encoded by the coding sequence ATGTCCGATTTACTTTTGCAAAAGCTCAAATCACTTCAATATGAATATGAACATATTGAAATAAATCGTATAGACCAACTAATGGCACACTATTCAATCGATGCTATTTTTAAAGATCCTTTCCAAACAGTTTCGGGCAAAGAAGCTATTGCTCATGTTTTCAGGAAAATGTTTGACCAACTGAATAGCCCATCATTTAAAGTCCTATCAACAATCCACAATAGCTCAGAAGCATCCATCTTTTGGGAGTTTAACTTTCAATTTAAACGGTGGAATACGGCCCCTCAAAGCTTAAAGGGAGTAAGCTGGTTAACGTTTAATGAACTAGGGCTCATTACATCCCATATTGACTACTGGGATCCTTCTGAAGGTATCTATGAAAAGTTACCTGTTTTAGGTCATTTGATGCGTTTTCTTAAAAAGCAAGCTTAA
- a CDS encoding SDR family oxidoreductase translates to MKKFDQSLKDFQNKNVWIIGASSGIGEACAKKLSALGANLIISSRCSESLEKVVLTCQQLHINKAKPHIIPIDVTDDQSVLAACHLAFNHSPKIDLLLLLSGIYEPMRADQFEFSKAFKTVNTNLLGVMRVIAQAIPHIITQQNGHIAITASVAGYSGLPNALSYGPTKAALINFTESLYYDLKPKGISVHLISPGFVETPATAINDFKMPALITSEVAATEIIKGLQRGEFDIHFPKKFTYFMKFLRIIPYSLYFWILKKFIKI, encoded by the coding sequence ATGAAGAAATTTGATCAGAGTCTTAAAGACTTTCAAAATAAAAATGTTTGGATTATCGGAGCCTCATCAGGAATTGGAGAAGCTTGCGCCAAAAAACTTAGTGCGCTCGGCGCCAACCTAATCATCTCTTCTAGATGTTCAGAATCTCTAGAAAAAGTTGTACTTACCTGCCAACAATTACATATTAATAAAGCTAAGCCACACATCATCCCAATAGATGTCACGGATGATCAATCGGTTCTTGCAGCATGCCATCTGGCCTTCAACCACAGCCCCAAGATTGACCTATTGCTGCTGTTATCTGGCATTTATGAGCCCATGCGAGCAGATCAATTTGAATTCTCAAAGGCATTTAAAACTGTCAATACTAATTTGCTTGGCGTCATGAGAGTCATTGCCCAAGCTATTCCTCATATAATCACCCAACAGAACGGGCATATTGCCATCACAGCTAGCGTTGCTGGTTACAGTGGCTTACCTAATGCTCTTAGCTATGGCCCCACTAAAGCAGCTCTAATTAACTTTACTGAATCGCTTTACTATGACCTAAAACCCAAAGGTATTAGCGTTCATTTAATTTCACCTGGTTTTGTAGAAACACCAGCTACAGCTATAAATGACTTCAAAATGCCAGCACTTATTACCTCAGAAGTTGCTGCCACAGAAATTATTAAAGGGCTTCAGCGAGGTGAATTTGATATTCACTTCCCTAAGAAATTTACCTATTTCATGAAATTTTTAAGAATTATTCCTTACTCCCTCTACTTTTGGATTCTAAAAAAATTCATCAAGATATAA